One Owenweeksia hongkongensis DSM 17368 genomic region harbors:
- a CDS encoding GNAT family N-acetyltransferase, which translates to MEFTLNDSHENGLDKFELKQGNKTAAVVKYRKDESTLTVEHTEVMPDFRGTPAGRTIVEKVKSYTDENKLNLKSECSYFSHQLDKISST; encoded by the coding sequence ATGGAATTTACGCTAAATGATTCCCATGAAAATGGGCTTGATAAATTTGAACTAAAACAAGGAAACAAAACCGCTGCTGTGGTAAAGTATAGGAAAGATGAAAGTACATTGACAGTGGAACATACCGAAGTAATGCCTGACTTTAGAGGCACCCCTGCCGGACGTACCATCGTGGAAAAAGTAAAATCTTACACGGATGAAAACAAGCTAAACTTAAAGTCTGAATGCAGTTACTTTTCGCATCAATTAGACAAAATCTCTTCTACTT
- a CDS encoding DUF488 domain-containing protein, protein MTNIEIKRIYEESSEDDGYRVLVDKLWPRGVSKTDAKLDKWWKEIAPSTELRKWFDHDPEKWDNFSKSYTQELKNYTNEIEDFLKNIDQRKRVTLLYGAKDEKHNHALVLKQFIEKQ, encoded by the coding sequence ATGACGAATATAGAAATCAAGCGGATCTACGAAGAGTCCTCTGAAGATGATGGTTACCGCGTACTTGTAGACAAACTGTGGCCAAGAGGTGTAAGTAAGACAGATGCCAAACTAGACAAATGGTGGAAGGAAATAGCTCCCTCCACAGAACTTCGAAAATGGTTTGACCATGACCCTGAAAAGTGGGATAACTTTAGTAAAAGTTATACTCAAGAGCTCAAAAATTACACTAACGAGATTGAAGATTTTTTAAAGAACATTGATCAGCGCAAGCGCGTTACCCTTCTGTATGGCGCCAAAGATGAAAAGCACAATCATGCACTGGTGCTAAAACAGTTTATAGAAAAACAATAA
- a CDS encoding ABC transporter permease has product MSKVFKYCFLDLIRSRWTMVYLLFFIITCGGLLYLSGDSAKVVVSLMNIIILLVPLISMIYGMMYMYQVRDYVEILLAQPISRKSIFGGYVLGLSAALSVSVGLGILIPLAFHDFQQIFTAQWLMLTVIAIVLTVIFCVIAAWLVLANENRLKGFGLGLFMWLLLAVIYDGIFLVVLVAFEGFPLENLALGLTLLNPVDMGRVLLIFQLDYSALMGYTGAIFEKFFGTTSGSLLIGVAFLSWIIVPLVFLLRKARVKDF; this is encoded by the coding sequence ATGTCAAAAGTTTTTAAGTATTGCTTTCTAGATCTTATCCGCAGCCGCTGGACGATGGTCTACTTGCTCTTCTTCATCATTACCTGTGGCGGCCTGCTTTACCTAAGTGGTGACAGCGCAAAAGTGGTGGTAAGCCTGATGAACATTATCATTCTACTAGTACCACTCATCAGCATGATTTATGGAATGATGTACATGTATCAGGTGCGCGATTATGTAGAAATATTGCTGGCGCAGCCCATCTCTCGCAAAAGTATTTTTGGAGGATACGTGCTCGGACTTAGTGCCGCCCTTAGCGTAAGTGTAGGTTTGGGTATTTTAATTCCCTTGGCCTTTCATGATTTTCAACAAATATTTACTGCGCAGTGGCTTATGCTCACTGTAATTGCCATAGTACTTACTGTAATATTCTGTGTGATTGCTGCTTGGTTGGTTTTGGCAAATGAAAATAGGTTGAAAGGGTTTGGCCTAGGCTTATTTATGTGGCTATTGTTGGCCGTTATTTACGATGGAATCTTTCTGGTAGTCTTAGTTGCTTTTGAAGGTTTCCCATTAGAAAATCTTGCTTTGGGGCTCACCCTTTTAAACCCCGTGGATATGGGCAGAGTACTCTTGATTTTTCAATTAGACTACAGTGCACTTATGGGTTATACTGGAGCTATTTTCGAAAAATTCTTTGGTACCACTAGCGGCAGCTTGCTTATTGGAGTAGCCTTTCTATCTTGGATTATTGTCCCACTAGTGTTTTTGCTTCGCAAAGCACGGGTCAAAGATTTTTGA
- a CDS encoding ABC transporter ATP-binding protein, which translates to MIEFKDIHKKFGKQQVLHGIDLKFDQAGIFAILGPNGSGKTTLIKSLMGMVHPTAGEILIDGKVKKGNDYRKNIAYLPQIARFPENLTVEEFLDFIENIRGKAERKFQLMECFGVEVFYKKKLRTLSGGMRQKVNLVSALMYDTQTIVLDEPTIGLDPVALIALKDWLRMEQAAGKTILLTTHIMDIVQELADEIVFLLDGKVYYRGTQQELLTKTGAPNTEHAIAQLLTLKKAA; encoded by the coding sequence ATGATTGAATTTAAAGACATCCATAAAAAATTTGGCAAACAGCAGGTACTTCATGGTATAGACCTAAAGTTTGACCAAGCCGGAATATTTGCCATACTGGGGCCAAATGGTTCTGGAAAAACCACATTGATAAAATCGCTAATGGGCATGGTACATCCTACCGCTGGCGAAATATTGATTGATGGAAAAGTAAAGAAAGGCAACGATTACCGCAAAAACATTGCTTATCTCCCTCAAATTGCCCGCTTCCCGGAAAACCTTACCGTGGAAGAGTTTCTTGATTTTATTGAAAATATAAGAGGCAAAGCCGAGCGTAAATTCCAGCTAATGGAATGCTTTGGCGTGGAAGTTTTTTATAAAAAGAAACTCCGCACTTTATCTGGCGGTATGCGCCAAAAAGTAAACTTAGTAAGCGCCCTGATGTATGACACGCAAACCATCGTTTTGGATGAACCCACCATTGGGCTTGACCCTGTGGCTCTGATAGCGCTCAAGGATTGGTTGCGCATGGAGCAAGCCGCTGGAAAAACCATTTTGCTCACCACACACATTATGGACATTGTGCAAGAGCTAGCCGATGAAATTGTATTTCTACTGGATGGCAAAGTGTACTACCGCGGCACACAACAAGAGTTACTTACCAAAACTGGCGCACCAAATACAGAGCATGCCATAGCCCAATTACTCACCCTCAAAAAAGCCGCATAG
- the nosD gene encoding nitrous oxide reductase family maturation protein NosD — MNRYLVVIITVVGWSVTAFSKEWEVGSSQAVASISPAIQRAAPFDTICVNAGEYRPTAAIIIDKPLTILACGEVSIKAPEKSGIFEVRSDSVTISGFTLRDVHKSYIKDLAAIWVDYSQHFTLSENTIQDCFFAIFCTKSKNGFIEGNNITGNAEQEHSSANAIHLWYCDSMKIENNLVEHHRDGIYLEFTDNSSISHNMSRHNLRYGLHFMFSNDDVYNGNTFTDNGAGVAVMFSDHITMVENNFLENWGRASYGLLLKEIYDSRIERNTFKKNTIGIYSEGSSRVAFTANEFNANGWALKMRGSSMDNMLKQNNFIANSFNVATDAKTDHNTYSNNFWDDYDGYDLDKDGIGDVPHRPVNLFSYLVSRIDESIILLRSSFIEVLNFTEKMAPAVTPTNLIDEEPLMKPYPI, encoded by the coding sequence ATGAACAGATATTTGGTTGTTATAATCACAGTTGTGGGTTGGAGTGTGACCGCCTTCTCAAAAGAGTGGGAAGTGGGTTCCTCTCAGGCGGTTGCCTCCATTTCACCGGCCATACAAAGGGCTGCCCCTTTTGACACCATCTGTGTAAACGCTGGTGAGTATAGGCCCACTGCCGCCATAATAATCGATAAGCCATTAACTATTTTGGCCTGTGGCGAAGTAAGCATAAAAGCCCCAGAAAAGAGCGGCATATTTGAAGTTCGCTCCGATTCCGTTACCATTTCTGGCTTTACCTTAAGGGATGTGCACAAGAGTTACATTAAAGATTTGGCCGCTATTTGGGTAGATTACTCTCAGCATTTTACCCTTAGCGAAAATACCATCCAGGACTGCTTTTTTGCCATCTTTTGCACCAAGTCAAAAAATGGTTTTATCGAAGGCAACAACATTACTGGAAATGCCGAGCAGGAGCATTCATCTGCCAATGCCATTCATCTTTGGTATTGTGATAGCATGAAAATTGAAAACAACCTGGTAGAACACCACCGTGATGGCATCTACCTTGAGTTTACCGATAATTCCAGTATTTCTCACAACATGAGCCGCCACAATCTGCGCTACGGTTTGCACTTTATGTTTAGTAATGATGATGTTTATAATGGCAACACCTTTACGGATAATGGTGCTGGTGTGGCGGTCATGTTTAGCGACCACATTACCATGGTAGAAAACAATTTTCTTGAAAACTGGGGTCGTGCTTCCTATGGGCTGTTGCTCAAAGAAATTTATGACAGCCGCATAGAGAGAAATACGTTTAAGAAAAATACCATCGGCATATATAGCGAAGGCAGCAGCAGGGTGGCCTTTACGGCAAATGAGTTTAATGCAAATGGCTGGGCACTAAAAATGCGTGGTAGCTCCATGGACAATATGCTGAAGCAAAATAATTTTATTGCCAATAGCTTTAATGTAGCTACCGATGCCAAAACAGATCATAACACCTACAGCAATAATTTTTGGGATGACTATGATGGTTACGATTTGGACAAAGATGGAATTGGCGATGTACCACACCGTCCGGTAAACCTATTTAGCTACCTGGTTTCTCGTATTGATGAAAGCATCATACTACTGAGAAGCTCATTTATAGAGGTTTTAAACTTTACTGAAAAAATGGCTCCTGCCGTTACCCCCACCAATCTGATTGACGAGGAGCCACTGATGAAACCCTACCCTATATAA
- a CDS encoding nitrous oxide reductase accessory protein NosL: protein MSEPKTHNIMIKYFGFFTVALFTLIGCKPKVKPIEYGHQACDYCRMSIVDERYAAQLQTSKGKTYSFDALECLINYKHENEETAYQQELVTDYNTPKKLIPAEGAYIVRSKKLPSPMGAYLTAVPTKSEAEKLVETNGGQIFTYPQVAEGLENLPEL from the coding sequence ATGAGCGAGCCTAAAACCCACAACATCATGATTAAGTATTTTGGATTTTTTACCGTAGCCCTATTCACACTTATCGGCTGTAAGCCAAAAGTAAAACCGATAGAGTATGGCCATCAGGCCTGCGACTACTGTCGGATGAGCATAGTAGACGAACGCTATGCCGCACAGCTGCAAACCAGCAAAGGCAAAACCTACAGCTTTGATGCTTTGGAATGCCTTATTAATTATAAACATGAAAATGAAGAAACGGCCTACCAGCAAGAATTGGTGACCGACTACAATACACCCAAAAAGCTGATTCCTGCCGAAGGAGCATACATAGTACGCAGCAAAAAACTGCCTAGCCCCATGGGTGCCTATCTCACCGCTGTACCCACAAAAAGTGAGGCCGAAAAACTGGTAGAAACCAATGGTGGGCAAATATTTACCTATCCGCAAGTAGCGGAAGGCCTGGAAAATTTACCAGAGCTATGA
- the nosZ gene encoding Sec-dependent nitrous-oxide reductase — translation MNRLTKIMAVVALAMTLPQGCNNNSEAGTEKSGAINRSSAAEKVYVAPGEYDEFYSFMSGGFSGQISVYGLPSGRLLKVIPVFSVDGEKGYGFNEETKPLLETTHGFIPWDDAHHPELSQTNGVPDGKYIFINGNNTPRVARVDLTTFETAEIIELPNAGGNHSSPFTTENSEYVVAGTRFSVPVPQKDVPIATYKENFKGALSFISVDPEHGHMDIDFQVLMPGYDYDLAHAGKGKSHGWMFFTTYNTEQSHTLKEVNASQNDKDYIAAINWKKAQEYIKDGKFKEMDTEYLINRYDENKHMAETIKRNKVRVLDASEYPGVVYFLPTPKSPHGVDVDPTGSYIIGNGKLNANLTVHSFDKMIQAIENESFAGDAYGIPVLNFEDVVAGTVESGGLGPLHTEFDGKGNAYTTFFISSEVVKWKLDTWEVLDRIPTYYSVGHLMIPGGDSKEPWGKYMVALNKITKDRYLPTGPELAHSAQLYDISGDKMELILDFPTIGEPHYAQAIPADLVAPNSKKIYSLEENAHPYATKSEKDTRVEKKGNEVHIYMTTIRSHFAPDNVEGIEVGDKVYFHVTNLEQDWDVPHGFSVMGAQTAELLIMPGQTETLLWEPKKPGVIPFYCTDFCSALHQEMQGYLRVSAKGQAPEVTATTGE, via the coding sequence ATGAATCGTTTAACCAAAATAATGGCCGTGGTGGCTCTTGCGATGACCCTGCCACAAGGCTGTAACAACAACAGTGAGGCAGGCACCGAAAAAAGTGGTGCCATAAACAGATCAAGCGCTGCAGAAAAAGTATATGTAGCCCCTGGCGAATACGATGAGTTTTACTCTTTTATGTCTGGTGGTTTTAGTGGACAAATAAGTGTGTATGGGCTTCCATCTGGCCGTCTTCTCAAGGTTATCCCAGTATTTTCTGTAGATGGTGAAAAAGGTTATGGTTTTAATGAAGAAACCAAACCTTTGCTTGAAACCACTCATGGTTTTATCCCTTGGGATGATGCTCACCACCCTGAGCTTTCTCAAACAAATGGAGTACCTGACGGAAAGTATATTTTCATTAATGGTAACAACACACCACGAGTAGCCCGAGTAGATCTTACTACTTTTGAAACTGCTGAAATCATTGAACTTCCAAATGCCGGTGGAAATCACAGTTCTCCTTTTACCACCGAAAACAGTGAGTATGTAGTGGCCGGAACACGTTTTAGTGTACCTGTGCCTCAAAAAGATGTGCCGATTGCTACCTACAAGGAAAACTTTAAGGGAGCCTTGTCTTTTATTTCTGTAGACCCGGAGCATGGTCATATGGATATTGACTTTCAAGTACTGATGCCTGGGTATGATTATGATTTGGCACATGCCGGAAAAGGAAAATCTCATGGCTGGATGTTTTTTACCACATACAACACTGAGCAAAGCCATACGCTGAAAGAAGTAAACGCTTCTCAAAACGATAAGGATTACATAGCCGCCATCAACTGGAAAAAAGCCCAGGAGTATATCAAGGATGGTAAGTTTAAGGAAATGGATACAGAATATTTGATAAACCGTTATGACGAAAACAAGCACATGGCGGAAACTATTAAAAGGAACAAAGTGCGTGTACTTGATGCAAGCGAGTACCCGGGAGTAGTTTACTTCTTGCCTACACCAAAATCTCCACACGGAGTGGACGTAGACCCTACAGGTTCTTACATTATTGGTAACGGTAAGCTTAATGCAAACCTTACTGTGCACAGCTTTGACAAAATGATTCAGGCCATCGAAAATGAATCTTTTGCCGGAGACGCTTATGGAATTCCTGTGCTAAACTTTGAAGATGTGGTAGCCGGAACTGTAGAAAGTGGCGGCCTCGGACCATTGCACACCGAGTTTGATGGAAAAGGAAATGCCTACACCACATTCTTTATCAGTAGTGAAGTTGTAAAATGGAAATTGGATACTTGGGAAGTACTTGATCGTATTCCTACGTATTACTCTGTTGGTCACCTAATGATACCTGGTGGAGATAGTAAAGAGCCTTGGGGCAAATACATGGTGGCGCTTAACAAAATCACCAAAGACCGCTACCTGCCTACCGGTCCTGAGTTAGCACACTCTGCTCAATTGTATGACATTAGTGGAGACAAAATGGAGCTCATTCTTGACTTCCCTACCATTGGTGAGCCTCACTATGCACAGGCCATACCAGCCGACCTGGTAGCACCAAACAGTAAGAAAATTTACAGCTTAGAAGAAAATGCGCACCCATATGCCACCAAGAGTGAAAAAGACACTCGTGTGGAGAAAAAGGGCAATGAAGTACACATTTATATGACCACTATACGTAGCCACTTTGCTCCTGATAATGTAGAAGGTATTGAGGTTGGTGACAAAGTATATTTTCATGTAACTAACCTTGAGCAAGACTGGGATGTACCACACGGATTTTCAGTAATGGGCGCACAAACTGCCGAACTACTGATAATGCCCGGACAAACCGAAACCTTACTGTGGGAGCCTAAAAAGCCAGGGGTAATTCCATTCTACTGTACTGACTTTTGCTCTGCACTGCACCAGGAAATGCAAGGATACTTAAGAGTTTCTGCCAAAGGGCAAGCTCCTGAAGTAACTGCTACCACTGGTGAGTAA
- a CDS encoding c-type cytochrome encodes MKKLTTIAVFAILMVMAACGGGGTEERKTVKTPDVVAHEKAMKEEKAPAIDPMTSKGIGPVSEVTLGETIDQGMVAEGQALFEKNCAACHKTDKKYIGPAPKDILDRRTPEWVMNMIMNPTEMVQKDPIAKQVLAEANGAIMADQNISEVDARKILEYFRTL; translated from the coding sequence ATGAAGAAGTTAACAACCATAGCCGTTTTTGCCATTTTGATGGTGATGGCCGCATGTGGCGGAGGTGGAACCGAAGAAAGAAAAACGGTAAAAACTCCTGATGTAGTAGCCCACGAAAAAGCTATGAAGGAAGAAAAAGCTCCGGCAATTGATCCGATGACTAGCAAAGGAATTGGCCCTGTATCTGAAGTTACACTTGGTGAAACCATAGACCAGGGAATGGTAGCTGAAGGACAAGCCCTTTTTGAAAAAAACTGCGCTGCCTGCCACAAAACGGATAAGAAATATATAGGGCCTGCACCTAAAGATATTCTTGACAGAAGAACTCCTGAATGGGTGATGAACATGATTATGAACCCAACAGAAATGGTGCAAAAAGACCCTATCGCCAAGCAAGTACTAGCTGAGGCAAATGGAGCCATCATGGCTGATCAAAACATCAGTGAAGTAGATGCTCGTAAGATTCTCGAGTATTTCCGAACACTTTAG